The following proteins come from a genomic window of Blastococcus sp. HT6-30:
- a CDS encoding MaoC/PaaZ C-terminal domain-containing protein, with protein MARTVLEQPPSMAALFARAALTARGRGGDLPDTRLARTGVTVEPANLAAYARVCRFPLADTLPATYPHVLTFPLQTALMSDRSFPLALPGLVHVRNRIDVLRPVRTGEVLDLEVWAERFAAHRSGATVDLCASVSAGGAEVWRGRSTYLARGATAPAGAPDSDVTVVVGDLDRVAATWQVPGDAGRRYAAVSGDVNPIHLTGLTAKAFGFKRAIAHGMWVKARVLAAVANRLPDALTVDVGFRKPLFLPSTVTLSTARADGGWDAAVRNAGSGTEHLVTTIRPLR; from the coding sequence GTGGCCCGCACCGTGCTGGAGCAGCCGCCGAGCATGGCGGCGCTGTTCGCCCGGGCCGCGCTCACCGCGCGCGGCCGGGGCGGCGACCTGCCCGACACCCGGCTGGCGCGCACCGGGGTGACCGTGGAGCCGGCGAACCTCGCCGCCTACGCCCGCGTCTGCCGGTTCCCGCTCGCCGACACGCTCCCGGCCACGTACCCGCACGTGCTCACCTTCCCGCTGCAGACGGCGCTGATGAGCGACCGGTCCTTCCCGCTGGCGCTGCCCGGGCTGGTGCACGTGCGTAACCGGATCGACGTGCTGCGCCCGGTGCGCACCGGCGAGGTGCTCGACCTCGAGGTGTGGGCCGAGCGGTTCGCCGCGCACCGCAGCGGGGCCACCGTCGACCTGTGCGCCTCGGTGTCGGCCGGAGGTGCGGAGGTCTGGCGCGGCAGGTCCACGTACCTGGCGCGGGGAGCGACGGCCCCCGCGGGCGCTCCGGATTCCGATGTGACGGTCGTCGTGGGGGACCTCGACCGGGTGGCCGCCACCTGGCAGGTCCCCGGCGACGCCGGTCGCCGCTACGCCGCGGTCTCCGGCGACGTGAACCCGATCCACCTCACGGGCCTCACCGCCAAGGCGTTCGGCTTCAAGCGGGCGATCGCGCACGGCATGTGGGTCAAGGCGCGGGTGCTCGCGGCGGTGGCCAACCGGCTGCCGGACGCGCTCACCGTCGACGTCGGCTTCCGCAAGCCGCTGTTCCTGCCCTCGACGGTCACGCTGTCGACGGCGCGGGCCGACGGCGGCTGGGATGCCGCCGTCCGCAACGCGGGATCCGGCACCGAGCACCTCGTCACGACGATCCGCCCCCTCCGATAG
- a CDS encoding 3-oxoacyl-ACP reductase gives MADWYTNFANSGLGTTITKQLGLPRPVELRRYEPGQPLLPGPAVVGSAGAGRLNDTVSAVLRDAGIPVLSPMAADGSTDGEKLGAVILDATGLAGPADLAGAHEFLAPAIKRLRPSGRVLILTDPPSDAGSPAQAAARQAVDGLVRSIAKELRAGSTANAVFVPEGAEGSLGSPLRFFLSGRSAYVDGQLLTLSAADVPTGEDGEKPLAGKVAVVTGAARGIGAAIARVMARDGAHVVAVDVPAAGDTLAEVANEIGGTALQLDITAPDAPQRLVEHLRERHGGVDVVVHNAGITRDKLLVNMDAARWNSVMAVNLQAQLDITRALLDGDVFNAGARVVCVSSQSGIAGNRGQTNYAASKAGVIGMVRAWAPEFAGRSATINAVAPGFIVTEMTAKMPFGTREIGSRINSLQQGGLPVDVAETIAWLAQPGSAGVNGQTVRVCGQSMLGA, from the coding sequence GTGGCTGACTGGTACACGAACTTCGCCAACTCCGGCCTCGGCACCACGATCACCAAGCAGCTGGGACTTCCGCGCCCGGTCGAGCTGCGCCGCTACGAGCCCGGGCAGCCGCTGCTGCCGGGCCCGGCGGTCGTCGGCTCTGCCGGTGCGGGCCGGCTGAACGACACGGTCTCGGCCGTCCTCCGGGACGCCGGAATCCCCGTGCTGTCCCCGATGGCTGCCGACGGCTCGACCGACGGCGAGAAGCTCGGCGCGGTGATCCTCGACGCCACCGGGCTGGCCGGCCCGGCCGACCTGGCCGGCGCGCACGAGTTCCTCGCCCCGGCGATCAAGCGGCTGCGGCCCTCGGGCCGGGTGCTGATCCTGACCGACCCGCCGTCGGACGCCGGTTCCCCGGCCCAGGCAGCGGCCCGGCAGGCGGTCGACGGGCTGGTCCGGTCCATCGCGAAGGAGCTCCGCGCCGGGTCGACGGCCAACGCGGTCTTCGTCCCCGAGGGCGCGGAGGGCTCGCTGGGCAGCCCGCTGCGGTTCTTCCTCTCCGGCCGGTCGGCCTACGTCGACGGGCAGCTCCTCACCCTCTCGGCGGCCGACGTGCCCACCGGGGAGGACGGCGAGAAGCCGCTGGCCGGCAAGGTCGCCGTGGTCACCGGCGCGGCGCGGGGCATCGGTGCTGCGATCGCCCGGGTGATGGCCCGCGACGGCGCCCACGTCGTCGCCGTCGACGTCCCGGCAGCCGGCGACACGCTGGCCGAGGTGGCCAACGAGATCGGCGGAACGGCGCTCCAGCTGGACATCACCGCTCCCGACGCCCCGCAGCGGCTGGTCGAGCACCTGCGCGAGCGGCACGGTGGCGTCGACGTCGTGGTCCACAACGCCGGGATCACCCGCGACAAGCTGCTGGTCAACATGGACGCCGCGCGCTGGAACTCGGTCATGGCGGTGAACCTGCAGGCGCAGCTGGACATCACCCGGGCGCTGCTCGACGGCGACGTCTTCAACGCCGGCGCGCGGGTGGTCTGCGTCAGCTCGCAGTCGGGCATCGCCGGCAACCGCGGGCAGACCAACTACGCCGCCAGCAAGGCCGGTGTCATCGGCATGGTGCGGGCCTGGGCGCCGGAGTTCGCCGGCCGCAGCGCCACGATCAACGCCGTCGCCCCGGGCTTCATCGTCACCGAGATGACGGCGAAGATGCCCTTCGGCACCCGGGAGATCGGATCGCGGATCAACTCGCTGCAGCAGGGCGGGCTGCCGGTCGACGTGGCCGAGACGATCGCCTGGCTCGCGCAGCCGGGCAGCGCGGGGGTCAACGGGCAGACGGTGCGGGTCTGCGGCCAGTCGATGCTGGGAGCCTGA
- a CDS encoding class E sortase, translated as MRADPLEHGREQMTHTQPIERVPPPPRPPAAPSARGNRARGVARVIGELMVTSGLVLLLFVVYQVYVTDLLTDRRQDQLSEELNAQWEQDAPAEAGPVQVEIGDAFGVLRIPRLGEDYARVILEGTSEEQLSQGPGHYVGTAMPGEPGNVALAGHRVGKGSPFLELDLMQPGDPIVLETADSWFVYRVLGDAATGDLGADPSGIPGRRIVSPADVWVIAPTPDQAPTAAPTGSYLTLTTCHPRFSARQRLIVHAQLDGAGIPKAEMPDGPPGLRDS; from the coding sequence GTGCGCGCGGATCCGCTGGAGCACGGACGGGAGCAGATGACGCACACGCAGCCCATCGAGCGCGTGCCTCCGCCGCCCCGGCCGCCGGCGGCGCCGTCCGCCCGCGGAAACCGCGCGCGTGGCGTCGCCCGCGTCATCGGTGAACTGATGGTGACCTCGGGGCTGGTCCTGCTGCTCTTCGTCGTCTACCAGGTCTACGTCACCGACCTGCTCACCGACCGCCGGCAGGACCAGCTCAGCGAGGAGCTGAACGCGCAGTGGGAGCAGGACGCCCCCGCCGAGGCCGGTCCGGTGCAGGTGGAGATCGGCGACGCCTTCGGCGTCCTGCGCATTCCGCGGCTGGGCGAGGACTACGCCCGCGTGATCCTCGAGGGGACCAGCGAGGAGCAGCTGTCGCAGGGGCCGGGCCACTACGTCGGGACGGCGATGCCCGGCGAGCCGGGCAACGTGGCGCTCGCCGGCCATCGGGTGGGCAAGGGCTCGCCGTTCCTGGAGCTGGACCTGATGCAGCCCGGCGACCCGATCGTCCTGGAGACCGCCGACAGCTGGTTCGTCTACCGGGTGCTCGGGGACGCCGCGACCGGCGACCTCGGCGCCGACCCCAGCGGTATCCCGGGCCGCCGGATCGTGAGCCCGGCCGACGTCTGGGTCATCGCCCCGACGCCGGACCAGGCCCCGACCGCCGCCCCCACCGGCTCCTACCTGACCCTCACCACCTGCCATCCGCGGTTCTCCGCGAGGCAGCGGCTGATCGTCCACGCGCAGCTCGACGGTGCCGGCATCCCGAAGGCCGAGATGCCCGACGGCCCGCCGGGGCTGCGCGACAGCTGA